In Tenacibaculum sp. 190524A02b, the genomic stretch GATGGAACTACCAAGATTAAATTATCTGAAGGAGCTACTATTATGGGAGGTGATAAGGCTAAAAATATAGCAGATAACTATACGGCTATGTTTATGGTACATCACGTTCATAACGCTAATCATCATTAAATAAATAAAAGAGTAGTAGTAGATAACTACTGCTCTTTTGTTTGTTTTATAGATTAAAATAGTAGTGTAATGAAAAAAATAATACTACTACTCAGTGTTTGTTTTTTGTTTAGTTGTAAGAAAGAAGAAATATACACTGAAGTAAAATTAGTGTTTGAGAAGCCAAGTAATTTTCCAGAACCATATTATGATTTGAATTCAAATCCAATTACAGAAAAAGGATTTGAATTAGGAAAAAAGCTTTTTTATGAAGGTAAGTTATCTTCCGATGGCGTAGTGTCTTGTGGTTTTTGCCACCAGCAAAAGTTTGCTTTTACACATCACGGACATCAATTTAGTCATGGTGTTGAAGATAGAAAAGGAAAAAGAAATGCACAGCCAATTCAAAATATGGCATTTCAAAAACAATTTTCTTGGGATGGAGCAGCTTTTCATTTAGATCTTTTTCCAATAATTCCTATTACAAACCCTGATGAAATGGATGAATCTGTAACGAATGTTCTTAATAAATTGAGAGAAGATGCTAGTTACAGAGAATTATTTACTCAAGCATTTGACGATGGACAGATAACTGCTGATAATACTTTTAAAGCAATGTCTCAATTTATGATCATGATGGTTTCAGCTGATAGTAAGTACGACAAGTATGTTCGAGGAGAAAAGGGAGGTGTCTTTTCTGACAAAGAAAAAAAAGGGTTAAAATTATTTAAAGATAAATGTGCTTCCTGTCATTCTTCAGATTTGTTTACAGATGACTCTTTTAGAAATAATGGTTTACCAATTAACTCAAGTATCAATGATTTGGGAAGGATGACCGTAACTTTATTAGAAGAGGATAAATTTAAGTTTAAAGTGCCAAGTTTAAGAAATGTTGAGTTAACGGCACCCTATATGCATGATGGAAGATTTGGCTCTTTAGAATCTGTATTGAATTTTTATGAAAATGGAGTTCGAGAAACGGAAAATTTAGACCCGATACTTAAAAAGAAGGATGGAACACTGGGGGTAGCATTAAATAAACAAGAAAAAGAGGATATAATTTCTTTTTTAAAAACATTAACAGATGAAAAGTTTATTACAGATAAAAGATTTGCTGAATAAAGAGAATTTAATAGTAGTTGTTATGCTTTTTTACGTTACTGTTTCCTTTGCTAACGACCCTTTTCCAAAGTACTATAAATGGTTTTTGGAAGATTGTGATGCCTGTGGCTGTAGTAATAACGGAGGAAGTTTAGGTTTAGGCGGAGTTGTAGATAATAATTTTATAGGAGTTAGGTATTTACATCAAAAGTATCAATCAAAAGATGGAATATTTGATAATTCACCATTAATTAACGAGTATTTTAATACCATTCAAGTATGGTCTAGAATACCTGTATTAAAAGAGAAATTGGAACTGCAAGTTTTTGTTCCTTATCATTTTCATTCGAGAGATTATATTGATAAAACTACAGCTATTAATGGATTAGGAGACTTGTCTTTTTTAGTTAATTATACAGTTTTAAATGCTAAAAACGGAAACTATAACGAGCTAAAAGATAAAGTAAGTTCATCAAATCACTTACTAAAAATAGGAGCAGGATTAAAATTGCCTACAGGGAATTATAATGAAGCGATAAATAATTCTATAAATCCAAGTTTTCAATTAGGTACAGGGAGTTTTGATGTGGTAACTAATCTTCAATATGTGTATAAATACAATGACTTAGGAGTTACTAATTACCTTAATTATTACCTAAAAACAACTAATAACAAATCATACAAGTTTGGAAACCAATTTAACTTTAATAGCACATTTTTTTATGTTTTAAAAGATGATAAGAATCATAATTTTGTGCCTTCTTTTGGGGTTTCTGGAGAGTTTTATGAGGAGAATAAAGTGTTTAATCTACCTGTGAAAAACACAAATGGATACGTATTATTTTCAAGTATTGGAGCTGAATATAATACGGAAAGTTTAACGTTCGGGGTATTAGCAATGTATCCTATTCAACAAAAACTAGCACAAGGTGCTATTAATGTGGAATATAGATCGAGTGTCTATTTAAATTATAATTTTTAAGGAATCTTAATTGATTTCTTTACCTACTAAAGTATTTAACAGATTAAAAAACAACAATGAAAAATAACTATATACTAATTATAGCAATTTTTATAATTACAATAACATCCAATGCACAATCCATTTTTAAAGGGAAGGTAGTAGATTCGAAAAATAAACCATTAATTGGAGCAACAATAATATCTAATAAAGAAAAAAAGAAAGGAACCATAACAGATAATGAAGGGAGTTTTTCTTTATGGTTAAAAAAAGGAGAAGTAACAGTGTCAATGGTTGGATATGAAACAAAACATATAATTTTAAATCCAAAAAAAATAACAATCATTACCTTAAGTGTTGCCACTGAAAATCTAGAAGAAATTGTAGTATCGGCAAGTAGGGAAGTGCAGCAAAGAAAAGAAGTTCCAGCTTCAATAGGTTTATTAACTGCTAGTCAGATAGAAGAAACAAAAGCATTTGGTGTTGAGCAATTGGTAAATCAAGTGCCAGGTGTTTTTATGAGTACGTCAAAAGCTTCAAGTAATGAACAACATTTTATGGCAACAAGATCGCCTATATCAACCAAATCATTGTTTTTATATATTGAAGATGGTTTACCTATAAGACCCGTGGCTGTGTTTAATCATAATGCTTTATTAGAAATGAATAATACTACTTTCAATAGAGTTGAGGTTTTAAAAGGTCCAGCGTCTAGTATTTATGGAAGTGAAGCTATTGGAGGAAGTTTTAATTTTATTACAAAGAATCCTAAAAAAGATTTTGGAGGGTCTGTGAGTGTGCAAGCTAATGATTTAGGTTTTACTAGATATGAATTAGAAGCATCTACTACTGTCAACGAAAAATATGGATTTTATGTGGGAGGACACCATGCGAGAAGAGATAATGGAGTAGTAGGACATTCTGATTATGAGAAAACGGCAATATCATTTAAAAATGTAAATGACTTTTCAGAAAATTTAAAATGGGTAAATAGTTTTACACTTATAGATTATCGTTCGGATATGTCAGGTTCTATTTCAGAGAAAAATTATTCAGACGGAGACTATAAGAGCAATCAAACTTTTACACAACGTGAAGCTAAAGCTTTTAGATTTAGATCATCATTAGATAAAGCATGGAATGAAAAAAATAAAACATCATTTAATTTCTTGTATCGAAATAATGAAATGAATCAAATTCCTTCATATAGAGTAAGACAAAATAGAACAAATGGAGTTTTAAATGGAACGGGAAAAGGAGAAGTTAATTCCAATAAATTTCAGAGTTATGTTGGGTTAATTCAGCATAAAATGAATTTTAATTTTGCCAATGCAAGTTTGATTTTAGGAGCTACCACTGATTTTTCTCCCCAAACTTATGAGGCAGAGAATATTGATGTAATTGTTGATGTTAATACTGCTCAAAATACGGGTTATTCAGTGAAAAATGGAGATTATATATTAAAATATGAGGCAGATATTTTTAACCACGCTGGTTATGCTCAATTTGAAATATCGCCATTAGAAAAAATAAAAGTTACAGGAGCATTACGTTATGATGCTTTTACCTATGATTATAATAATTTAGATAAAGGGAATTCAGGAGTTAGTGATACTAGAATTTCATATGAAAATTTTGCTCCTAAATTAGGGGTGAACTTAAATATATCTAAAAATTCAGGAGTGTATTCAAATTACTCTAAGGGATTTACACCACCACAAGTTGGAACATTGTTTAGAAATGGTAAGAATAAAACTGGAGAAGCATTTAGTTTAAACCCAGCAAAGTTTCATAATTATGAAATAGGAGGGTATTTTATAGTGCCGTCTAAATTAAAAGTTGATTTGGCGATTTATCAATTAGATGGAATTGACCGATTAATTTCTATTAGAGATGATAATGGGAATTTTGTGCAAAAGAATGCAGGTAAAACGCGTTCAACTGGAATTGAATTAGGGGTTAGGTATAATTTGTTAGATAATTTATATGTAAACTACAGTGGTAGTTATGCTACACACAAATATTTATCTTTTTTTGACAATAATGTAGACTATTCAAATACAGACATGCAAACGGCTCCAAATTATATTGCAAATACAACATTAACTTATAAACCATTAACTAATTTATTATTGGCTATAGAGCATGAGCAAGTAAGTAAATACAATACAAGTTTTGAAGGTCAAGCAATTATTGGTGTCGATGGTTCGGGTAATGATATTTTAGGCACTTCAATTTATGCAGGACATCATGTGTTTAATTTTAGAGTTAATTTTGAATGGAAAAACTTTGAGATTTGGGGGCAAGCATTGAATGTTTTTAATAAGTTGTATGCTGTCAGAGCTTCTTATAGTAGATGGGATAAAGCAAATACGTATAGTATAGGTAACCCTAGGGCATTTCATTTTGGGGTAAAATATAAATTTTAAAGAATCTAAAACCTCATAAAATTCTTTTATGGGGTTTTTAAATTTTTAAGTCATGAAAAACAGAAAACTCAACCAATGGTTGTGGAAGTGGCATTTTTTAGCGGGAATTATTTCGTTGCCTTTTGTGTTGGTTTTATCAATTACTGGAGCTATTTATTTGTTTAATCCGGAGGTAGAAAAAGAGGTTAAGAGTAAAGCGCAGTTAGTGTCCAAAAAACAAGGAAAACTTATTTCATATCAAAAGCAGTGGGAAGCTGCTAAGAAGAATATGAAAAAACGTCCTACTGCAATGATAATTCCAAACGAAAAAGGAATGGGAGTTGAATTTGTTTCAGGAAGATTTAGCCATAAAAGTTCTCTTTTCGTAG encodes the following:
- a CDS encoding cytochrome-c peroxidase, whose product is MKKIILLLSVCFLFSCKKEEIYTEVKLVFEKPSNFPEPYYDLNSNPITEKGFELGKKLFYEGKLSSDGVVSCGFCHQQKFAFTHHGHQFSHGVEDRKGKRNAQPIQNMAFQKQFSWDGAAFHLDLFPIIPITNPDEMDESVTNVLNKLREDASYRELFTQAFDDGQITADNTFKAMSQFMIMMVSADSKYDKYVRGEKGGVFSDKEKKGLKLFKDKCASCHSSDLFTDDSFRNNGLPINSSINDLGRMTVTLLEEDKFKFKVPSLRNVELTAPYMHDGRFGSLESVLNFYENGVRETENLDPILKKKDGTLGVALNKQEKEDIISFLKTLTDEKFITDKRFAE
- a CDS encoding transporter, with the protein product MKSLLQIKDLLNKENLIVVVMLFYVTVSFANDPFPKYYKWFLEDCDACGCSNNGGSLGLGGVVDNNFIGVRYLHQKYQSKDGIFDNSPLINEYFNTIQVWSRIPVLKEKLELQVFVPYHFHSRDYIDKTTAINGLGDLSFLVNYTVLNAKNGNYNELKDKVSSSNHLLKIGAGLKLPTGNYNEAINNSINPSFQLGTGSFDVVTNLQYVYKYNDLGVTNYLNYYLKTTNNKSYKFGNQFNFNSTFFYVLKDDKNHNFVPSFGVSGEFYEENKVFNLPVKNTNGYVLFSSIGAEYNTESLTFGVLAMYPIQQKLAQGAINVEYRSSVYLNYNF
- a CDS encoding TonB-dependent receptor; the encoded protein is MKNNYILIIAIFIITITSNAQSIFKGKVVDSKNKPLIGATIISNKEKKKGTITDNEGSFSLWLKKGEVTVSMVGYETKHIILNPKKITIITLSVATENLEEIVVSASREVQQRKEVPASIGLLTASQIEETKAFGVEQLVNQVPGVFMSTSKASSNEQHFMATRSPISTKSLFLYIEDGLPIRPVAVFNHNALLEMNNTTFNRVEVLKGPASSIYGSEAIGGSFNFITKNPKKDFGGSVSVQANDLGFTRYELEASTTVNEKYGFYVGGHHARRDNGVVGHSDYEKTAISFKNVNDFSENLKWVNSFTLIDYRSDMSGSISEKNYSDGDYKSNQTFTQREAKAFRFRSSLDKAWNEKNKTSFNFLYRNNEMNQIPSYRVRQNRTNGVLNGTGKGEVNSNKFQSYVGLIQHKMNFNFANASLILGATTDFSPQTYEAENIDVIVDVNTAQNTGYSVKNGDYILKYEADIFNHAGYAQFEISPLEKIKVTGALRYDAFTYDYNNLDKGNSGVSDTRISYENFAPKLGVNLNISKNSGVYSNYSKGFTPPQVGTLFRNGKNKTGEAFSLNPAKFHNYEIGGYFIVPSKLKVDLAIYQLDGIDRLISIRDDNGNFVQKNAGKTRSTGIELGVRYNLLDNLYVNYSGSYATHKYLSFFDNNVDYSNTDMQTAPNYIANTTLTYKPLTNLLLAIEHEQVSKYNTSFEGQAIIGVDGSGNDILGTSIYAGHHVFNFRVNFEWKNFEIWGQALNVFNKLYAVRASYSRWDKANTYSIGNPRAFHFGVKYKF